The Spodoptera frugiperda isolate SF20-4 chromosome 8, AGI-APGP_CSIRO_Sfru_2.0, whole genome shotgun sequence DNA segment aaaaacttattattatagtaGTGGTAatacttgactgcctcgttggtcgagtggtcgcaagtgcgactgccgaaccaggggtctcgggttcgattcccgggtcgggcaaagtattactgggcttttttcggattttcgaaaatttctggcaataggctcaccccctattacatgggactttaacacaaaatggtgaaaagtgggtgtacattgtatagcggcattacgtgccgtaatgtgcacctctgcctaccccttcggggataaaaggcgtgacgttgtgtgtgtgtgtgtgtgtgtgtggtaatACTTGTAAATGGGTAAAACAACTAACAACTTACTAACGTCTCCAAATATTAGTCGTTTCTCTAATCCGTGTCATGTTCCATAGCAATTTTACTAACCATGCAAGTTTACATTACGTTTCTTTCTTTCCAGACTATGCATGTTTGTCATGCTATGCCTCCTCTTTTCCACCGTGCAGTACTATTTGTATCTCACCTGGACGTCGACCCTGTCCAACCCACTGGTGGTGTCCGGAGAGTCCTTCACCTATCCCATCAAGGACATTGACTTCCCAGCAGTGGCCCTGTGCAATATCAACCGCATCAGCAAAAAGGCATTGAAGAAAATGGCTTTGGAAatgtcagtattattttatagtattatgtttctttttcttttttaaaaacgttgctacacactatgattttctcctgtgtcgtggatgcgtttttaaactacaaattcacatacacatgacacccagactcgtaATTTGTGGAGTGGAGTTGCTTCGTgaaggaatcgaacccgctacatgttgcatggcagccagttgcccagccaccgcgccaaccgtgcagtctatatTTAAACCCTATTTATACTAGATATACAAATGTGCCACATTTGTCGGAAAACGGCTTTCTGaaacgatttttttatatttttgacctCTATCTAAGTACTTGTCTATTCATTCATGTTTCAAAGAAGTAAAGTTTACAATGTTAATTGTCAAACATAGTTTGATCGACAGTATTATGTACAAGAAACagcttttcttttcttcttttagGGACATAcctgagtaaaccgttattttaaattataattaagtatgtctcacgatagttattatagaaaCTAACTAGTTTGCAAAACTCTTAAATTAAATCGATAACTTTACTGAATAAAGTTAAAAGATTAGCTATCACACTTGCATTTTCTAACCCAACAAACTAACCCAGATTTTCCATAACATTCACTTTCTCAACTAACATTATTATAGCGGTTTATACGTTAGAAGTTAGGAAAAAATCCgaatatacataataaacacattaatcTTCAGCCGACGCTTAGATTCGCATGCTATGTGATACTATGTTTTGCACTTAGACAACTTATAGCCTGTtctaatacttatttaatatacttTCTACGTTAATGTGCGGATTTTTTCTTAGAAACTGTTTGGGGTCATGGTttaatagtttataaataacaaatgaaaGTGCATCTTCTTGCTTGGTGTGTTAGGACCTCATGTGGAACAATGACAATATAAGAAAATCCTTGTGTAAAAACAGCCTTGattttttatcaccagccattttttctaatagttaggtatcattcaaacgtaccacttttaaataataaaataatataccgACTTGACTGaagaaagacggttaaaaaatattaaaatgatcaAATTCAGTTTGATTTCGAACGACGGTGTTTCTCATTATGCTGGCCAacggccttttctcacacgaacaaggtttaagcattaaccaccaagcttgctcaatgcgcGTTGGTgatttcaacattttaattagaaatcGGACATACCTaagcctactccggttctcaaatccgaagtttcgtttaatcttcagccgtaggttttattgatttactaatagaattacttgaaataacgttcttttttaaattatatatcaaATTctattcattcgttcatttttgtttacgaaagttcgcaataaatagaattgtagtatgcaatctgcgaagtttttttgttcgttcgttgaattagagtaggccccctggtttcctcaccgtttatcagtggtgtctaaataagtTGTGCTTTTAATTGTGTGACTAATCCTTATACAAGCTATTCTTTTCCGGAAAGATACAAGCGTAtagtatttttaaccgacttcacaaaaagatGGTGGTtctcatttaaattattattgtcttttaGGTATCCGAAATTGAATAAACTGCACAATTTAACCGTTAGTAAACTGGAGCATTTCCTGCGCCATATGGGACAACTGATTAATTTTGAGAAGAGGCCATCTAACTTTTCTGAAAGCAAATTAATTGAAGAATACTCTAAGGTATTCGGATCTGAAACTGTGAATATTATGAATACGGTGAGTTAGTATACAATCTGTACATATTCCAAAATCTGTTATTAGTCATATACTTAAGTCATAAAatgtgtagatatttttttaataacttatttatcaAAGAAATCAAATCTCTACAAGTAAGTAGTCTAGTTTGCTATCACGAATGCCAAGGTggaaaaaattaaactaaagacCTCTgtcttttgtttaatttcttagTCAGACGAAGGTCATGGGGTTATGTTCGGTTTTTAAGGAACAcgagcaggtctattagaggacccggtgccccttacagaaGCTGAGGGTataaatcccacactccctagtcttttattcCGAGAAACCTAGAAGACTTCTGAAGGTTTCAcctcgtcatcaaaaaaaaaaagggtctAAAAATGAAAGTCTTTGTAAGGCAGCTACAGTTGTGTTTAGTcgaaccttcaaaaggcgcctagctttttggggcgAAGATTAGGGAGTGTTGGATTTTTGCCTCAGTAAAACCACCCCAGTGGCCACCCTCTACACCTGTAAGGAGCACCAAgacctcttagtagacctgctccgaagcccccacggtgcaacacctgttacggcacatccctaggaaCTAATGAAGCAACTAATTATAactgtaatgtttgttttaaacctAGTTAGCGCCATCGTGTGATGAAATGCTGCTCAGATGTATATGGGGAGGCAAGCTGGTGAACTGCAGCAGTATCTTCACAGTGCGGAGAACTGTGCTGGGGCATTGCTGTGCATTCAATTATGTGTTAGACTATGGTGCTGCGGATAAGTGAGTATTTCAAGGAATTAGTCATTTTTATTACCaacaaaaatcaatacaaataattatacgtTTGATTTTTGAAACGTTGCctcacgctaggattttctcctgtgttgtggatgcgtttacaaatacctatataattttacatatacaTGAAACCTAGGCCCGGAACAGCCTTCGAGCtttagagccccggtaaccttgtctagaatagataaaaaaaatataggtacttataataccTTAAGGTAGTCTGTAATGTCTAGCTGAGTAGCTGAGCGATttacaaaaaaacacaaaaagttaacggtgtcattatcctcaaccaaaagttaacaattctgccgattgaaactcaaaatatggtttcaataaattaagctgtgacactgctcttaaccaatccaataaaaataaggatgataataagctaccacgatgcttaataacgcgggagaataatgattcgTTTAATAAAAGTTAAGGTTTTTTGAAAACACAAGCTACCTATGCTAGTACCAATAACAAAATGATGTACCTaatgttttaataagtttttccTACCCCTCAGCCCAAAAGGCACAATAGGCGAAGTGAAGAGACAGATAGTGCCAGGTTTGATGAACGGCCTGCGAGTGATCATCGATACCATGCTGGATGACTACGCATACCCGCTGCACCAGTTTAGACAGGGATTTGACGTAcgttacattattatttcattttaaaatcatttacttatattaaaccTATTAATAATTAGCTTCTACTAGCGTCCCCGTGAGGGGGGAAAAAGTAGTTTATGTTACTCAACCACAATCTATGGGTATAGATTATGAATTATTCAAACCttcgttcctgtgggataaataagacattattccagaccataatctacccctgttctaaatttcatcccgatccctttagccgttttgacgtgattgagtaacaaacatactcataaacacacaaacttacaaacataaGTATTGTGCTAACAGAAACTTAATCagaactaaattaatattttccagTGGTACAGCAGCGCCCTCTACGACAAGCAAAATGTGTGAAAACATTGTCACTCAAAATAGACGAAAAGTAGCTGCGTAACACGACAATAGTTTTTTATTGATGTAAGGTTAATATAAAAACGCTTTATTTAAGATTTGAGACTcacaaattacttaaaaacagCATGACACGTGcattagatattaaataaaataatagaaacatactaaattatatacTGGGCGCACTGTCGTAAAGAATAGTGTtgtgcttaattttttttataagtcgataaactatattttgaatatttttttcttatccGTTTGCAGATTCTTGTATTTAATTCGTATCATTTTGCTGATATGACTGGTGGAAGAGTACTGCAGCGCACAGTTCAACCTAGTCAAGCGGAATACTATCTTTTATCTTCAATCAAACAAGTGGCCTCATCGGAAGTTCGCAAATACCCTATAAAAACGGTATTTAACCACAATATCAACATTTATAAACGGTGGCCAATTgaatatgacaaaattaaaatcaaataatttcttctacagataaaagtttttttttcgttagaTGGCATGTGAAGTCATATTACTTTTCTAGTAATCACTAAAAACTGGtagcaaattataatttttgctATTTTGCAGAGACAGTGTCTATTCCAAAAAGATTTACCGAAGATGTACAAGAACATTTATTCGTATAGTAGTTGCATAACCAAATGTCGGATTGAAACAGTGCAAACATTGTGCAAATGTACCCCGTACTTTCTGCCAAGTACTTCTCGATTACCAATATGTACGCTGAAGGAATTAAATTGTTTGCACAAATATAAAGGTACGTAAGATCTAACAATACCCTATGCCTATGTATGCTGCCGTACTCAgggtaatttaatgattacttaaactattccttagtaacgattttgtatggaa contains these protein-coding regions:
- the LOC118275789 gene encoding sodium channel protein Nach-like, with protein sequence MGPEFWWIKYRKKNLQPRYRLTTEMLIRKSLRETFKEYISCSSLPGVRQLVSPEEPILARLCMFVMLCLLFSTVQYYLYLTWTSTLSNPLVVSGESFTYPIKDIDFPAVALCNINRISKKALKKMALEMYPKLNKLHNLTVSKLEHFLRHMGQLINFEKRPSNFSESKLIEEYSKVFGSETVNIMNTLAPSCDEMLLRCIWGGKLVNCSSIFTVRRTVLGHCCAFNYVLDYGAADNPKGTIGEVKRQIVPGLMNGLRVIIDTMLDDYAYPLHQFRQGFDILVFNSYHFADMTGGRVLQRTVQPSQAEYYLLSSIKQVASSEVRKYPIKTRQCLFQKDLPKMYKNIYSYSSCITKCRIETVQTLCKCTPYFLPSTSRLPICTLKELNCLHKYKDKLQYLYPRDAEGNEALKEELTVSMYCPNCWPDCELTDHSIRSYKIDSFRTGRPGFRNSFLSGLDLRNKSVISVFQATGEGVLHRLDVVSYWYEILSNIGSFAGVCMGIGIFTFVEIIYFMFIRFFQIMYSNYVTYNK